From a region of the Salarias fasciatus chromosome 6, fSalaFa1.1, whole genome shotgun sequence genome:
- the LOC115390619 gene encoding fibroblast growth factor-binding protein 2-like gives MRARMRLLLLVLAAGVCVSHAQTNNNSHDNRQQQQQQQQQQQQQQQQQQRSVWDEPIRFSTKTKDSCTMVVSGVGDYTRLRVSCKGQAAGRSYYCDFQGKPNLCRAYNLNPRHYFTQMMWDMRKLSHACQGPKIYRPQMCKKYPDEAQMTFLAAWPKTTTQKPSKPVQEPRKPAVPAQTKPVVTPRPVKPQSQPNKPMPGKGPQTKKTTPKPGKTTTRPTEQSDSKASRIANEYCWKSFHGVCTYFISWFQN, from the coding sequence ATGAGAGCCAGGATGAGGTTGTTGCTGCTGGTCTTGGCAgcaggtgtttgtgtgtctcatGCTCAGACCAACAACAACAGCCACGacaacagacagcagcagcagcaacagcagcaacagcagcagcagcaacaacagcagcagcaacgcagTGTCTGGGATGAGCCCATCAGATTCAGCACCAAGACCAAGGACTCGTGCACCATGGTGGTGTCCGGGGTTGGGGACTATACTCGCCTGCGTGTCTCCTGCAAAGGTCAGGCTGCAGGACGCTCCTACTACTGCGATTTTCAGGGCAAGCCCAACCTGTGCCGTGCCTACAACCTGAACCCCCGCCACTACTTCACCCAGATGATGTGGGACATGAGGAAACTGAGCCACGCCTGCCAGGGACCTAAGATCTACCGGCCACAGATGTGCAAGAAGTACCCCGATGAGGCTCAGATGACCTTCCTGGCCGCCTGGCCCAAGACCACCACCCAGAAGCCCTCCAAGCCAGTCCAGGAGCCACGGAAGCCAGCGGTGCCGGCCCAGACCAAACCTGTGGTGACTCCCAGACCAGTCAAGCCTCAGTCTCAACCCAACAAGCCTATGCCAGGCAAGGGACCTCAGACCAAGAAAACCACCCCCAAGCCTGGGAAGACCACTACTCGTCCCACAGAGCAGTCCGACTCCAAAGCCTCTCGCATCGCCAATGAGTACTGCTGGAAGAGCTTCCACGGCGTCTGCACCTACTTCATCAGCTGGTTCCAGAACTGA
- the prom1b gene encoding prominin 1 b, with translation MLWARWLVLLLCWGATTGEQPPEERAGALADARPDSRRQRSPPPVEPLDFGFVPSAVYDTHAYYEPGTVGILFHMVHAFLYVVQPNYFPKDLIVQVIQQNMGGIKIEEWRKPENVVLLLQWLHYEAGFLVCTTFGIVFVVLTPIIAMCFCVCRCCENCGGEMHQRQRKNADCHRGFYTASLIATSIFIILGVLIAYAANHNMSTQIKSTRRLINTNMRDLKTFANNTPAQIDYLTAQYTTAKNKVLSDLDNIGPLLGGRIHSQLEKEVVPSLDSALRMAGAKIESAIKAMRETKEALENVSSSLEVLQDGMGKLQASLSVERSSLSNTLSDPACTNGAVSHTCNAIRATLSQLGINADFSNLPDVSHALTNVNTVLKTDLSNIVQKGYSSFNDTPRLVKDQTKNIVTALPRVKGMLDKIGTEINGFAKMFPVEASLANFTIFLSERQKSIEAFYPQMDQMDFYRWIGCVAVLCMVVLVLAFNILGLLCGTCGYDKQATPTTRGCLSNTGGNLLMAGVGFTFIFAWVLMAIVTTMFVVGGNVEKLVCEPLANRQLFKIIDTPFLVHPEKKNFLPGMLFQNPNIDLTLGSMYRECYDNNGLYHALQLETMFNINSFLNRTVYNRDLAKVFESVQVDLQDITLLEQAGRDNLINFANSGIGHIDFEAYLAEVNKGVTLVDLLSFCNDLEAQADQLPRGALENALKGHASSIRNIHREQVVPLEQAMSTMNQSIKQLQKASSDLPVKVTNILSAIDAAEYLITNNASHVVKQETKSYVHNLVGYFKQYTEWVKNSLTAEVAQCKPISNIVDSMEIVACSFIIDSVNTFWFGLGACCVLLLPSIIFSVKLAKYYRRMDTEDVFEDSCSYPWLVAL, from the exons ATGCTGTGGGCCAGGTGgctggtcctgctgctctgctggggGGCTACAACCGGCGAGCAGCCCCCGGAGGAGAGGGCGGGAGCGCTGGCTGACGCCCGGCCGGACTCCCGCAGGCAGCGCTCCCCTCCGCCGGTGGAGCCGCTGGACTTTGGCTTCGTCCCGTCGGCGGTCTATGATACACATGCCTACTACGAACCGGGGACCGTGGGGATCCTTTTCCACATGGTCCACGCGTTTCTATACGTGGTTCAGCCGAACTACTTCCCCAAAG atcTCATTGTTCAGGTCATTCAGCAGAACATGGGTGGAATCAAAATAGAGGAATGGAGAAAG CCAGAAAATGTGGTCCTGTTGCTGCAG TGGCTCCACTACGAGGCCGGGTTCCTCGTATGCACGACCTTCGGCATCGTGTTCGTGGTGCTCACTCCCATCATCGCCATGTGCTTCTGTGTGTGCCGCTGCTGCGAGAACTGCGGAGGGGAGATGcatcagaggcagaggaagaacgCCGACTGCCACCGCGGTTTCTACACCGCCTCACTCATCGCCACCTCCATCTTCATCAT TTTGGGAGTTCTCATCGCCTACGCAGCGAATCACAACATGAGCACCCAGATCAAGAGCACTCGACGGCTCATTAACACCAACATGAGAGACCTCAAGACCTTCGCTAACAACACACCAGCG CAAATTGATTACCTGACAGCCCAGTACACCACTGCAAAGAACAAAGTCCTGTCAGACCTCGACA ATATCGGACCTTTGTTGGGCGGCAGGATTCACAGTCAGCTGGAGAAAGAGGTGGTTCCTTCACTGGACTCTGCTCTGCGTATGGCAGGAG CGAAAATTGAGAGTGCCATCAAAG CCATGCGGGAGACCAAAGAGGCTCTGGAGAACGTCAGCTCCTCGCTGGAGGTGCTTCAGGACGGGATGGGGAAGCTCCAGGCCAGTCTGTCCGTTGAACGCTCCTCTCTGTCCAACACGCTGTCGGACCCCGCCTGCACCAACGGAGCCGTGTCCCACACCTGCAATGCCATCCGCGCCACGTTGTCCCAGCTGGGAATCAACGCCGACTTCTCCAAC CTCCCAGATGTCAGCCATGCTTTGACCAATGTGAACACAGTCCTGAAAACAGACCTCAGCAACATCGtacagaag GGATACTCGTCCTTTAATGACACGCCTCGACTGGTTAAAGATCAAACTAAAAACATTGTTACAG CTCTGCCTC GAGTGAAAGGCATGCTGGATAAGATCGGCACTGAGATCAACGGCTTCGCCAAGATGTTCCCAGTAGAAGCCTCGCTGGCCAATTTCACTATTTTCCTCAGTGAGCGACAGAAGAGTATAGAGGCGTTTTATCCACAGATGGACCAGATGGATTTCTACAG gtggATCGGCTGTGTGGCGGTGCTCTGcatggtggtcctggtcctggcttTCAACATCCTGGGCCTGCTGTGTGGAACTTGTGGCTACGACAAGCAGGCCACACCCACGACCCGAGGCTGCCTGTCAAACACCGGAGGAAACCTGCTGATGGC GGGCGTCGGCTTCACGTTTATTTTTGCCTGGGTGCTGATGGCCATCGTCACCACCATGTTTGTTGTCGGTGGCAATGTGGAGaagctggtgtgtgagcctctGGCTAATCGGCAGCTATTCAAG atcatAGACACCCCATTCCTGGTCCACCCGGAGAAAAAGAACTTCCTACCCGGGATGCTTTTCCAGAATCCAAATATTGACCTGACTTTGGGCAGCATGTACAG AGAATGCTATGACAACAACGGCCTGTATCACGCTCTGCAGCTGGAGACCATGTTCAACATCAACTCCTTCCTCAACAGGACTGTA TACAACAGAGATCTGGCCAAAGTGTTTGAAAGCGTGCAGGtggacctgcaggacatcacgctgctggagcaggccgGCAGAGACAACCTCATTAACTTCGCCAACTCTGGAATCGGGCACATAGACTTCGAGGCTTACCTTGCCGAG gtGAACAAAGGAGTCACTCTAGTGGATCTGCTCTCCTTCTGCAATGACCTGGAGGCTCAGGCCGACCAGCTG CCGCGCGGCGCTCTGGAGAACGCACTGAAAGGACACGCCAGCAGTATCAGAAACATCCACAGAGAGCAGGTGGTGCCTCTGGAGCAAGCAATG agTACAATGAACCAGagcatcaaacagctgcagaaggCATCCAGCGACCTTCCG GTCAAGGTCACAAATATCCTGAGTGCCATCGATGCTGCGGAGTACCTCATCACGAACAATGCATCTCATGTGGTGAAGCAG GAAACAAAGAGCTACGTGCACAACTTGGTTGGCTACTTCAAACAGTACACAGAATGGGTCAAAAACTCT CTAACTGCAGAAGTGGCCCAGTGTAAACCCATCAGCAATATCGTGGACAGCATGGAGATAGTAGCATGCAGCTTCATAATCGACTCAGTG AACACATTCTGGTTTGGTCTGGGAGCCTGCTGCGTCCTTCTCCTGCCCAGCATCATCTTCTCCGTCAAACTGGCCAAGTACTACAGAAGGATGGACACAGAGGACGTCTTTGAAGA ctcctgctcttACCCGTGGCTTGTTGCTCTTTGA
- the LOC115390489 gene encoding fibroblast growth factor-binding protein 1-like, whose amino-acid sequence MMLLRSFAPWLLLAFLAQQVSSSWTGRGSKNASSSPGRLPNGVVGKGKFTNNKMLCLWHAVDVSNATRIEIGCDPGAFNKSGLFALQCSYVGKPQKCSMYKSNPEAFWKRVARRLKKIQVKLCKDERAQVQAASCGRSQRDAHFKLDPKSTRIFGPPSGSHIPQPRPTRFPAPVPTLARPTNCTSREERLKTAEEYCSSDWASVCSFFLSLLQSDGC is encoded by the coding sequence ATGATGCTGTTGAGGTCTTTTGCGCCCTGGTTGCTGTTGGCTTTCCTGGCTCAGCAggtctcttcatcctggactGGACGAGGCAGCAAGAACGCGTCTTCATCACCTGGTCGACTCCCAAATGGGGTGGTGGGAAAGGGCAAGTTCACCAACAACAAGATGCTGTGCCTCTGGCACGCCGTAGACGTCTCCAACGCGACCAGGATCGAGATCGGATGTGACCCGGGCGCGTTCAACAAGAGCGGACTCTTCGCACTGCAGTGTAGCTACGTGGGGAAACCTCAGAAATGCTCCATGTACAAGTCCAACCCAGAGGCGTTCTGGAAGCGGGTGGCGCGCAGGCTCAAGAAGATCCAGGTCAAACTGTGCAAGGATGAGCGCGCGCAGGTGCAGGCTGCGTCCTGTGGACGCTCGCAGCGAGACGCGCATTTCAAGCTGGACCCCAAGAGCACCAGGATCTTCGGTCCGCCCTCGGGTTCCCACATCCCTCAGCCACGTCCAACCAGGTTCCCAGCCCCGGTTCCCACCCTGGCCAGACCCACAAACTGCACGTCCCGTGAGGAGCGGCTGAAAACGGCGGAGGAGTACTGCAGCAGCGACTGGGCCAGCGTgtgctccttcttcctctccctcctgcagagCGACGGCTGCTAG